In a genomic window of Bombina bombina isolate aBomBom1 chromosome 8, aBomBom1.pri, whole genome shotgun sequence:
- the LOC128639010 gene encoding forkhead box protein D4-like has product MEQPSGEKPLQQPLEKPPYSYVALIATVLEESPGKRLSLSGIYRAIVQRFPYYGSLEPKGWQNSIRHNLSLNECFVKLPREPGAPSPGGSRKGSLWALDPAFRDMFEQGNFRRRRRLKLLAHHGSRIEIAPLWHLMD; this is encoded by the exons ATGGAGCAGCCTAGCGGGGAGAAGCCACTGCAGCAGCCGCTGGAGAAGCCGCCCTACTCGTACGTAGCTCTGATCGCTACGGTGCTGGAGGAGAGCCCGGGGAAGCGCCTGTCCCTGAGCGGCATCTACCGAGCCATCGTGCAGCGCTTCCCGTACTACGGCAGCCTGGAGCCCAAGGGCTGGCAGAACAGCATCCGCCACAACCTCAGCCTCAACGAGTGCTTCGTCAAACTGCCCCGGGAGCCCGGTGCGCCCAGCCCGGGGGGCAGCAGGAAGGGCAGCCTGTGGGCGCTGGACCCGGCGTTCCGGGACATGTTCGAGCAGGGAAACTTCCGCAGGAGGCGGCGG CTGAAGCTGTTGGCACATCACGGATCAAGAATAGAAATTGCTCCCCTGTGGCACTTAATGGATTAA